Proteins from a genomic interval of Desulfovibrio piger:
- a CDS encoding type I restriction endonuclease subunit R has product MLEQMKERNFEDDICAWLCTHGGYRPGDPARFDRTRALDVQTLLDFVRTSQPKAWKMHQFKNPGKAEQSFVDRFCEEVRRRSLLDVLRYGFSVLGTRFRVVFWKPETGLNPESVRRYQSNILHCTRQLRYSPAHENSVDVALLLNGIPVICLELKNPFTGQTVEDAVRQFRQDRSPDDLFFSFKRRVLTCFAVDPFHVKMTTRLERQKTFFLPFDQGGNGAGEVGGAGNPPAPDGGYPTAYLWQRVLCRDALLELLHKFLHLEKTEKKDPATGKVTVRERLIFPRYHQWDVLHKLLDDIRAHGPGQQYLIQHSAGSGKSNSIAWLAHRLSGLHDAQEGKIFQSVIVVTDRRVLDRQLRDTILQFEQTDGLVRAISKDSAQLRDAINEGAAIIVTTLQKFPVIFREVRHGQRNFAVIVDEAHSSQTGRAALTLKTALADTDAALAEYAALEDEAEAGQDKKDDALWQELAAQGRHHNLSFFAFTATPKDKTLQLFGRQLPDGRFRAFHIYSMRQAIEERFILDVLRNYTTYHAYFKLLQKGAGDPRYNTSAAARAAMRFESLHPHNIAQKTAVMLDHFRTVTARKMGGRAKAMLVTPSRLHAVRYMQEFTRQIREGRINGVRALVAFSGEVRDTVDGVAVTYTEEGLNKETHGFRISEKELPAHFAGEFNILIVAEKYQTGFDEPLLHTMFVDKQLSGVKAVQTLSRLNRTAPGKEDTFVLDFVNSAEDMQKSFAPFYEATLLEEETDPNLVYDIRHRLDDFRVYGPEQVEAFGKALRDPRAKDGQSALAGATATLAPVPARVAALEEEDRRAFRTGLFRFVRLYNFITQICRMFDEEMHIYSLFAKQLAAALPAENDGLVNLDGQIDLEYYKLVKTGEASIPLTPSEKGYAAIKGDAGAPAQKEFDSLSSIVEKINQRFGTQFNAGDQVENFRALQKHVLASDARIVGLADKDNRATWEMVYDTAFMAGAGETAMHSAAFLDLIRNPDTLAFIRTLLKESIWQEALEKRREKETCL; this is encoded by the coding sequence ATGCTGGAACAGATGAAGGAACGCAACTTCGAGGACGATATCTGCGCCTGGCTCTGCACCCACGGCGGCTACCGGCCGGGCGACCCGGCGCGCTTTGACCGCACGCGGGCCCTGGACGTGCAAACCCTGCTGGACTTTGTGCGTACCAGCCAGCCCAAAGCCTGGAAGATGCACCAGTTCAAGAACCCCGGCAAGGCGGAACAAAGCTTTGTGGACCGCTTTTGCGAGGAGGTGCGCCGCCGCTCCCTGCTGGACGTGCTGCGCTACGGCTTTTCCGTGCTGGGCACGCGCTTCCGCGTGGTCTTCTGGAAGCCGGAGACCGGCCTCAATCCCGAAAGCGTGCGGCGCTACCAAAGCAATATCCTGCACTGCACACGCCAGCTGCGCTACAGCCCGGCCCACGAGAACAGCGTGGACGTGGCCCTGCTGCTCAACGGCATCCCCGTCATCTGCCTGGAGCTGAAAAACCCGTTCACCGGCCAGACCGTGGAGGACGCCGTGCGCCAGTTCCGGCAGGACCGCTCGCCGGACGACCTGTTTTTCAGCTTCAAGCGCCGCGTGCTCACCTGCTTTGCCGTGGACCCCTTCCACGTCAAAATGACCACCCGCCTGGAGCGGCAAAAGACCTTTTTCCTGCCCTTCGACCAGGGCGGCAACGGCGCGGGCGAAGTGGGCGGCGCGGGCAACCCTCCGGCCCCGGACGGCGGCTACCCCACGGCCTACCTGTGGCAGCGGGTGCTGTGCCGGGATGCCCTGCTGGAGCTTCTGCACAAGTTCCTGCATCTGGAAAAGACCGAAAAAAAAGACCCCGCCACCGGCAAGGTCACGGTCAGGGAACGCCTCATCTTCCCGCGCTATCACCAGTGGGACGTGCTGCACAAGCTGCTGGATGACATCCGCGCTCATGGCCCGGGGCAACAGTACCTGATCCAGCACAGCGCGGGCAGCGGCAAATCCAATTCCATCGCCTGGCTGGCCCACCGCCTCAGCGGCCTGCATGACGCGCAGGAAGGTAAGATATTCCAGTCCGTCATCGTGGTCACGGACCGCCGCGTGCTGGACAGGCAGCTACGGGACACCATCCTCCAGTTCGAACAGACGGACGGCCTTGTCCGCGCCATCAGCAAGGATTCCGCCCAGTTGCGCGATGCCATCAACGAGGGCGCGGCCATCATCGTCACCACCCTGCAAAAATTCCCGGTCATCTTCCGCGAGGTGCGCCACGGGCAGCGCAATTTTGCCGTTATCGTGGACGAGGCCCACTCCTCCCAGACGGGCCGGGCCGCCCTCACCCTCAAAACGGCGCTGGCCGATACCGACGCCGCCCTGGCCGAATACGCCGCACTGGAAGACGAGGCCGAGGCCGGGCAGGACAAAAAGGACGATGCCCTCTGGCAGGAGCTGGCCGCCCAGGGGCGGCACCACAACCTTTCCTTCTTCGCCTTCACGGCCACGCCCAAGGACAAAACCCTGCAGCTTTTTGGCCGCCAGTTGCCTGACGGCCGCTTCCGTGCCTTCCACATCTACTCCATGCGTCAGGCCATCGAAGAACGCTTCATCCTCGACGTGCTGCGCAACTACACCACCTATCACGCCTATTTCAAACTGCTGCAAAAAGGGGCCGGGGACCCGCGCTACAATACTTCGGCCGCGGCCCGCGCCGCCATGCGCTTCGAAAGCCTGCACCCGCACAACATCGCCCAGAAAACGGCCGTCATGCTGGACCACTTCCGCACGGTCACGGCCCGCAAGATGGGCGGCAGGGCCAAGGCCATGCTGGTCACGCCCTCACGCCTGCACGCCGTGCGCTACATGCAGGAGTTCACCCGCCAGATCCGCGAGGGCCGCATCAACGGCGTGCGGGCCCTGGTGGCCTTTTCCGGCGAGGTCCGCGACACGGTGGATGGCGTGGCTGTGACCTATACGGAAGAGGGCCTCAACAAGGAGACCCACGGCTTCAGGATATCCGAAAAAGAGCTGCCCGCACATTTTGCCGGAGAGTTCAACATCCTCATCGTGGCCGAAAAATACCAGACCGGCTTTGACGAGCCCCTGCTCCACACCATGTTCGTGGACAAGCAGCTCAGTGGCGTCAAGGCCGTGCAGACCCTCTCGCGCCTCAACCGCACCGCCCCCGGCAAGGAAGATACCTTCGTGCTGGACTTCGTGAACAGCGCCGAGGACATGCAAAAGTCCTTCGCTCCCTTCTACGAGGCCACCCTGCTGGAAGAGGAGACCGACCCCAACCTGGTCTACGACATCCGCCACCGCCTGGATGATTTCCGCGTCTACGGCCCGGAACAGGTGGAGGCCTTCGGCAAGGCCCTGCGCGATCCCCGCGCCAAAGATGGCCAAAGCGCCCTGGCCGGGGCCACCGCCACGCTGGCCCCGGTGCCGGCCCGGGTGGCCGCGCTGGAAGAGGAAGACCGCCGCGCCTTCCGTACCGGCCTGTTCCGCTTTGTGCGCCTGTACAACTTCATCACCCAGATCTGCCGCATGTTCGATGAGGAAATGCACATCTATTCCCTCTTCGCCAAACAGCTGGCCGCCGCCCTGCCCGCCGAAAACGACGGTCTGGTCAACCTCGACGGGCAGATAGACCTGGAATACTACAAACTGGTCAAGACCGGCGAGGCCAGCATCCCCCTCACGCCGTCGGAAAAAGGTTACGCCGCCATCAAGGGCGATGCCGGCGCCCCGGCCCAAAAGGAATTCGACAGCCTCTCCAGCATCGTGGAAAAGATAAACCAGCGCTTCGGCACGCAATTCAACGCCGGGGACCAGGTGGAGAATTTCCGGGCCCTGCAAAAGCATGTTCTTGCCAGCGATGCACGCATCGTGGGCCTTGCCGACAAGGACAACCGCGCTACCTGGGAGATGGTCTACGATACGGCCTTCATGGCGGGCGCCGGAGAGACAGCCATGCACAGCGCGGCCTTCCTTGACCTGATCCGCAACCCGGATACCCTGGCCTTCATCCGTACCCTGCTCAAGGAAAGCATCTGGCAGGAGGCGCTGGAAAAAAGGCGGGAAAAGGAAACGTGTCTTTGA